In Rhopalosiphum padi isolate XX-2018 chromosome 3, ASM2088224v1, whole genome shotgun sequence, the genomic stretch cagtaaaatttttttcaattatattagtaGTTTCTCTATCAGTACAGGATCCAATAGTAGACATCAATTGctgataagaataatttttattaataaaaattacaatatagtttattaatatataaatatacagttaaGTTTCACTCATCCGGTAATCAGTCATCACTAATCACTAGAGgcatttcacatattataataacttattaagtgTGTACTAAGACTAAGCCAATCTTTCTCAGTTAGCATTTACGTAAATACCTcaagtgaatttatttttgtgttctgCCTTCTAACCGTTTGTTGTAAAAGTTTAATTCGCTTTTTGAGGTTGGCTTTTTTTGGtgtatcaaacaatttttttttaaattttcttttaagtgTTGGTGTATATGTAGGGGTATGAGGTGACTGGCTGGAATCTgcaacaaatttaatacatgacaaagcattattgtatataaattaaaattgttaacatatttaacttactaggTCCAATAAAAGTCAGATCGACAACTTCATAATTACACCCAGCATTTTCAACACCAGAATCAATAGGTAAATTAGGAgaagtagttattatattaattatatttgatgaaGAAGAAACtgtagataaaaatgtaatttacttaatataggtaagtagtaGTAATAGGTAAGTAGTACAAATACAACATTGAATGTAaagaagaatttaattttacctgAAGAACTATAATTGTGATCAAATTTGTTGCtgcttaaacattttattgcttTTTTGGAACAATCGAAATTGGATGGTATagctgtattttttaatataagtttttcgGGGGCTTCAACAAattcacttttattaaaatggaGACTGCATAAGCGTGAAAATTTTGTTGGAATGAAGTTATCTCTTTGGATAGAGTGCACCCATTTTTGTCTCCTTAACTCATCGATtggaaatctataattaaaaacaaaatatcaaacacaTTATTAAAAGTGTATTTCAGTAGagctaattatttttgataacttttttgt encodes the following:
- the LOC132924109 gene encoding THAP domain-containing protein 2-like isoform X2, coding for MPYKCCADGCSSKDGVVGSTTKLFRFPIDELRRQKWVHSIQRDNFIPTKFSRLCSLHFNKSEFVEAPEKLILKNTAIPSNFDCSKKAIKCLSSNKFDHNYSSSVSSSSNIINIITTSPNLPIDSGVENAGCNYEVVDLTFIGPNSSQSPHTPTYTPTLKRKFKKKLFDTPKKANLKKRIKLLQQTVRRQNTKINSLEVFT